In Methanocella paludicola SANAE, the sequence CTTCCATCCTTACATCACCTTCACGGCGGGCCCCATCGTGGTCTTCACGTAGACGGAGCCGATGTTCATCTTGCCCTTTTCGAGCTTGCCCTCGATACGGTTCAAGATGGCGTCGATGTTGTCGGCGATCTGCTCCGGCTGCATCGTCTCGTTGCCGATGATCGTGTGGAACGTCATCCTGTCTTTCGAGCGTATCTTTATAGCCTTCTTGAGCCTGGTCACCATGACGGTGACGTCCGCCTGGGGCGGTAACGGCGTCGGCATCTTGCCGCGCGGGCCCAGCACCTGGCCGAGCCTCTTACCGATCGCAGGCATGTAGGCGGTCTCGGCTATAAAGAAGTTGACCTCTTTCGCGAGCTTCTTGGCCCGAACCTTGTCTCCACCGAGCTTATCGATCTCCTCGGGGGGGAAGACATAATCTGCGCCTGCCTTTTCGGCATTGATGGCCACGTCGCCCTTTGCGAAGACGCAAACTTTGACGGGCCTGCCCCGGCCTGCCGGGAGGATGATCTCCTCGTCGACACGGTTCTTGGGCTGGCTCAGGTCTATGTTCTTCAGGTTTATGGCAAGGTCAACACTTTCAGTGAAATTCCGCTTCGGCTTGTCGGCCAAGGCCTTCTTGACCGCTTCTACCGTTTCTTTTCTTGCCATTAATTTATTCCTCCGTAGTCTCCGACCAAAACGGTCTACTACGACAGAATAACAAAATCAGATTATAGTGATCCTGCTAATTTGTCGTCGTACTGTCCCGCATTGATGTCTGCGTATATGTCCTTGGCCTTCTTGCCTTCGATGGTAATGCCCAGCGACACGCAGGTACCGATGACTTCCTTCGCCGCGTTCTTCTTCGTGTAAGAAAGGAATGCGCCCTTCTTCTTCGCGACGACGGCCAGTACCTGGTCCATGGTGATGTTACCCACCTGGACGGTGTTGGGTGTACCAGAGCCCTTCTCGACTCCGGCCTCGGCAAGAAGTAACGCAGATGTCGGTGGTGTGCCAACTTCAACTGTAAAGTTCTTGCTGGCGTCGACGCTGATCTTGACCGGGACGGTCATGCCGTTGTAATCCGCGGTCTTTTTGTTGATCTCGTCGACCACTTTCTTTATGTTGATGCCCAGCGGCCCCAGCGAAGGTCCTAACGGGGGACCCGGGTTCGCTCTGCCTCCCGGCACCAAGACTTCTACTACATCTGCCATTTCAGTTTCTCCTCTATTTTGTAGAGAATGTTGGTTCAATAGGGTGTTTGGGGTATATAAATGTTACATATGGGAAGTCTGCCCGGATTATGGTCATGAAGCCATTTTAATATTATCGGCTAAGCCTGTAAGGGCTTATAAAATCATATCCCGACTTTCCCGAATAATAATAAAGCATGTCCTCTATGAACTTTATGTTCTGTTTTAATATGCAGATATCGTCTCTGCCCTGCTTTTTAACCTGCCATATGATCTGGCGTTTAATCAAAGATTCGATAGCCTCTTTTGCCAGGTCCTTTCTTTTACCGGGCGCTCCTGTGGCGGCATCGTCTTTGCTTATGTGCTTCGAGCTTGCGCTGCACCATCGGCCATGAACGTATAACTTGTATATGATGAATATCTCATACATGCTATAGCTTTTAAAGTCATTATCCATTTAGTAATAAATATGTAATTACTTATTTAAACTTATTTTGTGTAAAAATATTTATACATATTGAATATACATTTATACATCGTATTGGCGGTTTGTCGAGGACCGGGTTATGTCATTAAGCGATTTTCTAGGAGATACATCACAGATCAAGATCATTGATTTCTTTTTGGGCGACGCTGGTAACTCTTACAATATTTCAGAATTAAGCGAAATGACAGGTCTTACCAGGATGACTCTGTCTAAATTTATCCCGGAGCTGGTCCAGAGCAGGATACTTGAAGTGGATCAGTCTGCCGGGAACGTGAAGACGTATAGGTTAGCTAAGAATAGGCTCGTCGAGTTGATAGTGGCATCTGCTTGTGCCTATAGCTCGATACAGGGGTCGGACCCGCTTGATAAGGAAGAGTCGATCGGTAATATCAGGAAAGGTCTGGGGTTGTCTGGCGTAGTATCGGAGCGCATAACCGAGCCGAGGATCGAGTCAGCTAGTGAGAGCCCGTGCAGTGAAGGAGCATGGTCTTTCCCATCTGAAGGAATTGTAATTTTGACTAAAGAATCTGCCAAAAAGCTTCGGGATGAACTTGATGATAAGATCCGGAAGTATGAGAACCTGCATGGAGAGATCCTGATTAACGAATAAGCCATCCTTAGACGTTTATTTTATAAATTCTTCTACGATTTGCCTTTCTTCCACTGTTAACAAATATAGATCATAAACAAGCTCATCTATTCTTTTATCTGTCTGTAAAATCTCTTTTTCAATACGAATTTTTTCATCCGTCTGCTTTCCTTTAAGATTTATTAGACTCCTATTTATTTGTAACATTTTCTCCGATAACTGTGTAAGTTCGGGGGATTTTTCCGTAAGTATAGGTATTTTTCCAGGATATTTCCAATCGAATATAAAGCCTCCTCTGACTCGATTATTTACGATAGTTTTTGATGAGGTACCAGGCCATTTTTGAGTTTAGTATCGCTAATAGTTGCTCACCTTGGGTTTATCGTTACATATTTGGAAAATATTTTGAAATGAGAAGTATATTTTTAAGGTATAAGCGATTGATATAGATGCAATTAAAAGTTTTACCTGGTATAAAAATGGCCGAATTTCTTACTACAACTGGTACTTCACATGCGCTTGAGCAAGTCATAAAAAATTCTAAAGAAAAATTATTTCTCATAAGCCCTTACGTCCAATTAAGCCCCTTATTAAAAGGAATGCTCAACCAGATTGATACAAAATCGGTTGACCTGCGGCTTGTCTATCGTGATGAAATAAAAGACGAGGATATGGTTTTTCTAAAAGGCATAAGAGGTATCAAGCTCTATTCACTGGAAAATTTACATGCAAAGTGCTACATGAACCATGATACGGCCATCATCACATCTATGAACTTGTTCAGGTACTCCCAGCAAAATAACCATGAGATGGGCATAAAGATAAGCAAAGCGACTGATGCAGAACTTTATAATGAGCTGGCGAAAGAAGTCGACTTTCTTATCGGGCAAAGCAAACCATATAATAAATTTGCTGATTCGGTATCTACAGTAATAGGCTTTACGAAAAAGACAATAACGGCAATACAGGATGCAATGGCACCTGGTTATTGTATAAGATGCGGTGTCGAAATCGAAAATAATCCTGATAAGCCTTTATGCGATAAGTGCTACAAGTCATGGGCTAAATACCAGGATCCCAAATATGCCCAAATATGAAGAGAAGTATTGTCACTTATGCGGGAAGAAAGCAAAGACATCGTTTGGTAAACCAGTCTGCTATGGATGTTATAAAAAGAATTCCAAATAATTTCTAAGCAGTTGTAACACTATCTCCAAAAATTTCTTTCAATTTCGATGAAGCCTTAATCTTGCACTCTTCATCATTATATGCATGGCAAGATTTTATTACCCCTAGTATAACGGCAACATCATCCGTATATCCTAGTCCGGCAATAACATCTGGAAGGACATCAACTGGTAGTATAAAATAGCCTAATGCACCGAAAATAAATAATTTTACTTGCAATGGCGTAGTGGCTTTTGTTGCAGCGTAATATAGTAATAAAGCCTGATAAACGACTTTAGATCCGGCGATTCTACCGTATTTTCTTATCTTGTTCCAAAATGATGTTTCGGAATAGTTCTTTTCATAGCCTATTATCTTTCCATTTAAGTTATCGTTAATGTCGTCTACATTATTTGATTTTAATAAATCATCAATGTTATAATCATATAAATTTACTTTGAGTTGTTTATCACTACAAGCAGCCATATTAATTACAGTAAATCCTATAATTTATTATAA encodes:
- a CDS encoding YkvA family protein, with amino-acid sequence MAACSDKQLKVNLYDYNIDDLLKSNNVDDINDNLNGKIIGYEKNYSETSFWNKIRKYGRIAGSKVVYQALLLYYAATKATTPLQVKLFIFGALGYFILPVDVLPDVIAGLGYTDDVAVILGVIKSCHAYNDEECKIKASSKLKEIFGDSVTTA
- a CDS encoding 50S ribosomal protein L11, with amino-acid sequence MADVVEVLVPGGRANPGPPLGPSLGPLGINIKKVVDEINKKTADYNGMTVPVKISVDASKNFTVEVGTPPTSALLLAEAGVEKGSGTPNTVQVGNITMDQVLAVVAKKKGAFLSYTKKNAAKEVIGTCVSLGITIEGKKAKDIYADINAGQYDDKLAGSL
- a CDS encoding phospholipase D family protein gives rise to the protein MQLKVLPGIKMAEFLTTTGTSHALEQVIKNSKEKLFLISPYVQLSPLLKGMLNQIDTKSVDLRLVYRDEIKDEDMVFLKGIRGIKLYSLENLHAKCYMNHDTAIITSMNLFRYSQQNNHEMGIKISKATDAELYNELAKEVDFLIGQSKPYNKFADSVSTVIGFTKKTITAIQDAMAPGYCIRCGVEIENNPDKPLCDKCYKSWAKYQDPKYAQI
- a CDS encoding 50S ribosomal protein L1; amino-acid sequence: MARKETVEAVKKALADKPKRNFTESVDLAINLKNIDLSQPKNRVDEEIILPAGRGRPVKVCVFAKGDVAINAEKAGADYVFPPEEIDKLGGDKVRAKKLAKEVNFFIAETAYMPAIGKRLGQVLGPRGKMPTPLPPQADVTVMVTRLKKAIKIRSKDRMTFHTIIGNETMQPEQIADNIDAILNRIEGKLEKGKMNIGSVYVKTTMGPAVKVM